A window of the Bacteriovorax sp. PP10 genome harbors these coding sequences:
- a CDS encoding lytic transglycosylase domain-containing protein has product MKFLKGLCISIVLGSLWGLAGYVADVRIQRLERIGLLPYGPLPAVAPVSYSYEGLPMAFDSSLPLKRASELPKKEFEALLMSSLTPAVQTEIKPYIGAILNLSVEYQMDPFWIVSIIMVESNFKLTALSHKNARGLMQIKPDTAQHLYQLMQITLTEDQVSENLYHPEKNIEVGVFYLKKLLQNFRMNYRFATVAYNIGPQKLRNRLTEKSLDVDNFSYLVKVKDRYMLLSQNFSKIIKHRPMPFEGTYVYSEQGLKMEERIVNLFPQSTSENLTAKF; this is encoded by the coding sequence ATGAAATTTTTAAAAGGCCTATGCATCTCTATCGTCTTGGGTAGTCTTTGGGGACTCGCCGGATATGTAGCAGACGTACGCATTCAAAGATTAGAAAGAATTGGGCTGCTTCCGTATGGCCCACTTCCGGCCGTGGCGCCGGTAAGTTATTCTTATGAAGGGCTACCAATGGCCTTCGATTCGTCGCTACCATTAAAGCGCGCGAGTGAATTACCTAAAAAAGAATTCGAAGCCTTACTTATGTCTTCTTTAACTCCAGCAGTTCAAACAGAAATTAAACCTTATATTGGTGCGATTTTAAATTTATCTGTTGAGTATCAAATGGATCCATTTTGGATTGTTTCAATCATTATGGTTGAAAGTAATTTTAAACTGACAGCATTAAGTCATAAAAATGCACGTGGCCTAATGCAAATAAAGCCTGATACGGCACAACATCTTTATCAATTAATGCAAATAACGTTAACTGAAGATCAAGTTTCAGAAAATCTTTATCATCCAGAAAAAAATATTGAAGTCGGTGTTTTTTATTTAAAGAAGCTACTACAAAACTTCCGCATGAATTACCGTTTCGCGACAGTTGCGTATAACATCGGTCCACAAAAACTGAGAAACCGTCTAACTGAAAAAAGCCTAGACGTAGATAACTTCTCTTATCTAGTTAAAGTTAAAGATAGATACATGCTTCTTTCACAAAATTTTTCAAAAATTATTAAACATCGTCCAATGCCTTTTGAAGGTACATACGTGTATTCTGAGCAAGGTTTAAAGATGGAAGAGCGTATAGTAAACCTATTCCCTCAATCTACTTCAGAGAATCTGACGGCAAAATTCTAG
- the cmk gene encoding (d)CMP kinase — MSQTPNLESSEYSQVIAIDGPSGSGKSTVAKELARALNVLYIDTGAMFRALGFFADQQKIDLTEGPGLTSFLNSIQVDYGVSPTVLIRINGTDLTEKIREHHVSKLASIISQLPSVRKYLLDFQRALALDKVCVMEGRDIGTVVFPNSFCKFFITASVDIRAIRRLKQLQEGGDNSITLEQIKDDVRKRDETDMNRVVAPLKKADDAMLLDTTDLNLADTINILSNEVKFRAAHLGFKL, encoded by the coding sequence ATGTCTCAAACACCGAATTTAGAATCTTCTGAGTATTCTCAGGTTATTGCCATTGATGGACCTTCTGGTTCAGGCAAATCAACTGTTGCTAAAGAATTAGCTCGTGCACTTAATGTTTTATATATTGATACCGGAGCGATGTTCCGCGCACTTGGTTTTTTTGCTGATCAACAGAAGATTGATTTAACTGAAGGCCCAGGCCTTACAAGTTTTTTAAATTCAATCCAAGTAGATTACGGAGTATCACCAACAGTTCTTATCCGTATTAATGGAACAGACCTGACTGAAAAAATCCGTGAGCACCATGTTTCAAAACTGGCCTCAATTATTTCTCAACTCCCATCTGTGAGAAAATACCTTCTGGATTTTCAACGTGCACTTGCTTTAGATAAAGTGTGTGTCATGGAAGGACGAGATATTGGTACAGTTGTTTTCCCAAATTCATTTTGCAAATTTTTTATCACGGCTTCAGTTGATATCCGTGCCATCAGAAGATTAAAACAACTTCAAGAAGGCGGAGACAACAGCATCACTCTTGAGCAAATTAAGGATGACGTAAGAAAGCGCGATGAAACAGATATGAATAGAGTTGTGGCGCCATTAAAAAAAGCAGACGATGCGATGTTGCTTGATACAACAGACCTGAATCTTGCCGACACCAT